In one window of Rhodothermales bacterium DNA:
- a CDS encoding multifunctional oxoglutarate decarboxylase/oxoglutarate dehydrogenase thiamine pyrophosphate-binding subunit/dihydrolipoyllysine-residue succinyltransferase subunit gives MSALGFNTGYIEELYSQYLIDPQSVSESWQEFFADYQPSESFVAVQTARSFQVASPKPVSAAAEPALAPSVVPAEGDGAPADTAVTPPLGDDVELVPLRGASAKIVENMEASLGVPTATSVRTIPVRLMSENRALINDYQRYVGGEKVSFTHLVAWAVIKGLKCFSSLNTSIRTVNGTPQQVVPRGTNLGLAIDMERRGKRVLFVPNIKGADQINFLRLLGVYNDIVKRARDGKLTPSDFEGTTATLTNPGMIGTVLSVPRLMPGQGVIVGVGAIGYPPEYEAVPPEIIKKMGISEVMAITSTYDHRVIQGAESGAFLAYVSELLLGKHDFYREIFTDLGIPYQPYAMATDSTPYFVREGGRDSEMDLIHKQASVLQFIRSCRSRGHLQADVNPLGYNWAYHPDLDPATYGLTIWDLDRRFITGGLGGQDILTLREVTDILRQTYARKIGVEYMHISEPAEKRWLQERIEPSRGVDSLSDREKRRVLHRLNAAEAFERFLHTKYIGHKRFSLEGSETMIPMIDAMLSDAADQEVQEVVIGMAHRGRLNVLANILNKPYEVIFSEFEGSIDPSTTQGSGDVKYHLGARGVHEAPSGATVKIALASNPSHLEAVNPVVEGMVRAKQDLMRLANAEAPGGDYKDAVIPLLIHGDAAFAGQGVVAETLNLSQLRGYTTGGTLHLVINNQIGFTTNASDARSSTYATDLARMIQAPIFHVNGDDPESCVRIMRLALDFRQVFNKDVVIDLLCYRVHGHNEGDEPTYTQPLLYKKIEGKRSVRKLYTELLVRRGDMGLDEAEKMLDDYRGLLQEAFDRVKALKENKQELKVLPRRREVRVEPPVVTAANREDLAATVRSLVQFPAGFNVHEKLVRQFERRDVQFAEEKKIDWAFAEALALGSLLLEGTYVRLAGQDSRRGTFSHRHAVLYDQQSGAEYIPLNNIREGQASLLIYDSFLSEYAACGFEYGYSVANPEALVIWEAQFGDFANGAQIIYDQFLSAAEEKWGQQSRLVLLLPHGYEGQGPEHSSARLERFLQLCAEDNLIVGNFTTPANFFHALRRQVKNTIARPLVVMSPKSLIRHPLAVSPSEDFYEGAFQPVISAEGTDPERVERHLFCGGKVYYDIMQTLRKQEGLAERIAVTRVEQFYPFPEEEIAAELERYRNAHTVVWVQEESANMGAWSFLRHRLDAALERLHGPCGRRLAYAGRAASASTATGSAKVHQQQQDALVHEALGLEA, from the coding sequence GTGAGTGCTTTAGGTTTTAATACCGGTTATATCGAAGAACTCTATAGCCAGTATCTCATCGATCCCCAGAGCGTCAGCGAAAGCTGGCAGGAATTCTTCGCCGACTACCAGCCTTCGGAGTCCTTCGTGGCCGTCCAGACGGCACGGTCGTTCCAGGTGGCGTCGCCGAAACCCGTAAGTGCCGCCGCCGAACCCGCCCTGGCGCCGTCGGTCGTCCCGGCGGAAGGTGATGGCGCGCCGGCCGATACAGCGGTAACCCCCCCGCTTGGCGACGATGTCGAGCTTGTGCCGCTGCGCGGCGCCAGCGCGAAAATCGTCGAGAACATGGAAGCGAGCCTCGGCGTGCCCACGGCGACGTCCGTCCGGACGATCCCGGTTCGGCTCATGTCCGAGAACCGCGCCCTGATCAACGACTATCAGCGGTATGTCGGCGGCGAGAAGGTATCGTTCACGCACCTCGTCGCCTGGGCGGTGATCAAAGGACTGAAGTGCTTTTCCAGTCTGAATACGAGCATCCGCACCGTCAACGGCACGCCGCAGCAGGTCGTCCCCCGAGGGACGAACCTCGGACTGGCGATCGACATGGAACGACGCGGCAAGCGCGTGTTGTTTGTGCCGAACATCAAGGGGGCGGACCAGATCAATTTCCTCCGGCTGCTGGGTGTCTACAACGACATCGTGAAACGCGCTCGGGACGGGAAGCTGACGCCGTCGGATTTTGAAGGCACGACGGCGACGTTGACCAATCCCGGCATGATCGGGACGGTCCTGAGCGTGCCTCGGCTAATGCCGGGGCAGGGAGTGATCGTCGGGGTCGGGGCCATCGGATATCCGCCCGAATATGAGGCCGTGCCGCCGGAGATCATCAAGAAAATGGGGATCTCGGAAGTGATGGCGATCACCTCCACATACGATCACCGGGTGATCCAGGGAGCGGAAAGCGGCGCTTTCCTGGCCTATGTGTCCGAGTTGCTCCTGGGCAAACACGATTTCTACCGGGAGATTTTTACCGATCTGGGCATTCCGTACCAGCCCTATGCCATGGCCACGGACTCGACCCCTTACTTCGTGCGTGAAGGAGGGCGGGATTCCGAGATGGATCTCATCCACAAACAGGCCAGCGTGCTCCAGTTCATCCGCAGCTGCCGCAGTCGCGGCCATCTCCAGGCGGATGTGAATCCGCTCGGGTACAACTGGGCCTACCATCCGGATCTCGATCCGGCGACGTATGGATTGACGATCTGGGATCTAGATCGGCGGTTCATCACCGGAGGGCTCGGCGGGCAGGATATCCTCACGTTGCGCGAGGTAACGGATATCCTGCGGCAAACCTATGCCCGCAAGATCGGCGTGGAGTATATGCATATCTCCGAGCCGGCAGAGAAACGGTGGCTTCAGGAGCGCATCGAACCCTCGCGGGGCGTGGATTCGCTTTCGGATCGGGAGAAGCGCCGCGTGTTACATCGTCTGAATGCGGCCGAAGCGTTTGAACGTTTCCTGCACACGAAGTACATCGGGCACAAACGGTTCTCGCTCGAGGGATCCGAGACCATGATCCCGATGATAGACGCCATGTTGTCCGACGCTGCCGACCAGGAGGTCCAGGAAGTCGTGATCGGGATGGCGCATCGGGGCCGGCTCAACGTGTTAGCCAATATCCTCAATAAGCCCTACGAAGTCATCTTCTCTGAATTCGAGGGCAGCATCGATCCCAGCACGACGCAAGGTTCAGGTGATGTGAAGTACCACTTGGGCGCGCGCGGCGTGCACGAAGCACCCAGTGGGGCGACCGTCAAGATTGCGCTTGCGTCCAACCCCAGCCATCTGGAAGCCGTGAATCCGGTGGTGGAAGGGATGGTGCGAGCGAAGCAGGACCTGATGCGGCTCGCGAACGCCGAGGCGCCGGGGGGCGACTACAAGGACGCGGTGATACCGCTTCTCATCCATGGCGATGCCGCGTTTGCCGGCCAGGGTGTCGTGGCGGAAACCCTCAATTTGAGTCAGCTCCGGGGGTATACCACGGGAGGCACGCTCCATCTGGTCATCAACAACCAGATCGGGTTTACGACAAACGCCAGCGATGCACGCAGCTCGACGTATGCGACCGACCTGGCGCGGATGATCCAGGCGCCGATCTTCCATGTCAACGGCGACGACCCGGAGTCGTGTGTCCGGATCATGCGGCTGGCGCTGGATTTCCGTCAGGTGTTCAACAAGGACGTCGTGATCGATCTGCTCTGTTACCGCGTTCACGGTCATAACGAAGGGGACGAGCCCACCTATACGCAACCCCTGCTATACAAGAAGATCGAGGGCAAGCGATCCGTCCGGAAGTTGTACACCGAGTTGCTGGTTCGTCGCGGCGATATGGGGCTCGACGAGGCCGAGAAAATGCTCGATGACTATCGCGGTCTGCTACAGGAAGCGTTTGATCGGGTTAAGGCGCTCAAAGAGAACAAGCAGGAGTTGAAGGTGCTGCCTCGACGGCGAGAAGTGCGCGTGGAGCCGCCGGTCGTGACGGCCGCCAACCGGGAGGATCTGGCGGCGACCGTTCGCTCGCTCGTTCAATTTCCCGCCGGCTTCAATGTGCACGAAAAGCTCGTGCGTCAGTTCGAGCGGCGGGATGTGCAGTTTGCTGAGGAGAAGAAAATCGATTGGGCGTTTGCCGAGGCCCTCGCGCTCGGATCGCTGCTGCTGGAAGGAACCTACGTGCGTCTGGCCGGCCAGGACTCACGCCGCGGGACGTTCAGCCATCGCCATGCGGTGCTCTACGATCAGCAGTCGGGTGCCGAGTATATTCCGCTGAACAACATCCGAGAGGGTCAGGCGTCGTTGCTGATTTACGATAGCTTTCTTTCCGAATATGCGGCGTGTGGGTTCGAGTACGGCTACTCTGTCGCGAATCCGGAGGCGTTGGTTATCTGGGAAGCGCAGTTTGGCGACTTCGCCAACGGGGCGCAGATCATCTACGATCAGTTTCTAAGCGCCGCTGAAGAGAAGTGGGGGCAACAGAGCCGTCTGGTGCTGTTACTCCCCCACGGCTATGAAGGCCAGGGCCCCGAGCACTCCTCGGCTCGCCTCGAACGATTCCTTCAATTGTGTGCGGAGGATAACCTGATCGTGGGCAACTTCACCACGCCGGCCAATTTTTTCCATGCGCTGCGCCGGCAGGTGAAAAACACGATCGCCAGGCCTCTCGTGGTGATGTCTCCCAAGAGCCTCATTCGCCACCCGCTGGCCGTCTCGCCGTCAGAGGATTTCTACGAAGGCGCTTTCCAGCCCGTGATTTCAGCCGAAGGGACCGACCCCGAGCGTGTGGAGCGGCACCTATTCTGCGGGGGGAAAGTGTACTACGACATCATGCAGACGCTCCGGAAACAAGAAGGGTTGGCCGAGAGAATAGCCGTCACCCGGGTCGAACAATTTTATCCGTTCCCCGAAGAAGAAATCGCCGCCGAGCTCGAGCGGTATCGAAATGCACATACCGTCGTCTGGGTACAGGAGGAGTCTGCCAACATGGGCGCCTGGTCGTTCCTGCGGCACCGGCTCGATGCGGCGCTGGAACGGCTACACGGACCCTGTGGCCGGCGACTTGCCTATGCGGGCCGCGCGGCGAGCGCCAGTACGGCTACCGGAAGCGCAAAAGTGCACCAGCAGCAACAAGATGCACTGGTGCACGAAGCCCTCGGGCTCGAGGCTTGA
- the rpsU gene encoding 30S ribosomal protein S21: MAVGIKVRDNESIDRALRRFKRAVNRSRVLRMFRANMAYTKPSEERRLAREKAARNSRKRSRTF; the protein is encoded by the coding sequence TTGGCAGTAGGAATTAAAGTTCGCGACAACGAATCGATTGACCGCGCGCTGCGCCGTTTCAAGCGCGCCGTAAACCGGAGCCGTGTCCTCCGCATGTTCCGTGCGAACATGGCCTATACAAAACCGTCCGAAGAGCGCCGGCTTGCCCGCGAAAAAGCGGCCCGCAACTCACGCAAGCGTTCGCGGACGTTTTGA
- the rdgB gene encoding RdgB/HAM1 family non-canonical purine NTP pyrophosphatase, whose product MKLVLATRNAGKVAEMRALLGGLVVEVLGVDAFPGIGEVEEDAPTLAGNASKKAREVFAFTGLPSLADDTGLEVRALGGRPGVHSARYAGEDANPVANRRRLLAELQGAGDRSARFTTVLAYHDGEQVYLFEGLCEGRIEVAERGDGGFGYDPLFLPDGESQTFAELPAARKNTISHRGRAMMLFRTFLIERLTATGT is encoded by the coding sequence ATGAAGCTGGTCCTGGCCACACGGAATGCCGGCAAAGTCGCTGAAATGCGCGCTCTGCTGGGCGGCCTGGTTGTCGAGGTGCTGGGGGTGGACGCGTTTCCAGGGATCGGAGAGGTTGAGGAAGACGCACCTACCCTGGCCGGGAATGCCTCCAAAAAAGCGCGTGAGGTATTCGCCTTTACGGGGTTGCCGTCGCTGGCCGACGACACCGGACTGGAGGTGCGGGCGCTGGGAGGCCGGCCGGGCGTCCACTCGGCCCGTTATGCCGGGGAGGACGCCAACCCCGTCGCCAACAGGCGGCGGCTCCTGGCGGAGCTGCAGGGTGCCGGGGATCGATCGGCACGCTTCACGACCGTGCTGGCGTACCACGACGGCGAGCAGGTGTATCTGTTCGAAGGTTTGTGCGAGGGCCGCATCGAGGTGGCCGAGCGCGGTGACGGCGGCTTCGGGTACGATCCCCTCTTTCTGCCGGATGGCGAGTCGCAGACATTTGCCGAACTGCCGGCGGCGCGAAAAAACACCATCAGCCACCGGGGGCGTGCCATGATGTTATTTCGAACATTCCTGATCGAGCGGCTTACCGCTACGGGCACATGA
- the dtd gene encoding D-aminoacyl-tRNA deacylase, whose protein sequence is MIILVQRVSEARVDIKGETTASIGAGMLILIGVHVADSEREAEALARKCAQLRIFADDDGKMNRSLLDCGGDALVVSQFTLYGDAARGNRPSFTRSAPPEKGERLYRHFVDALSEALGRPVPTGVFGASMQVRLINDGPVTLWLEKKAPDASSEIPVR, encoded by the coding sequence ATGATTATTCTGGTTCAACGGGTGTCCGAAGCCCGCGTAGATATCAAAGGCGAAACGACGGCCTCGATCGGCGCGGGGATGCTCATTCTCATTGGGGTCCATGTCGCGGACTCCGAGCGCGAAGCGGAGGCGCTTGCTCGAAAGTGCGCCCAGCTTCGAATTTTCGCGGATGATGACGGGAAAATGAACCGGTCATTGCTCGATTGCGGCGGTGATGCGCTGGTCGTTTCACAATTCACGCTGTACGGGGATGCCGCACGCGGGAATCGGCCCTCCTTCACCCGATCGGCGCCGCCTGAGAAAGGGGAGCGCCTGTACCGGCATTTTGTCGATGCGCTCAGCGAGGCGCTCGGCCGGCCCGTGCCGACCGGCGTATTCGGCGCCTCGATGCAGGTTCGCCTCATCAACGACGGGCCTGTCACCCTGTGGCTCGAAAAAAAGGCTCCCGATGCCTCGAGTGAGATCCCTGTAAGGTAG
- the moaC gene encoding cyclic pyranopterin monophosphate synthase MoaC, producing the protein MTDAPSLTHVDPQGGVRMVDVAEKSVTARTAVAAGKVILGEEAFRLVAENKIRKGDVLTVAQIAGILGAKQTSKLIPLCHDVALKGVDVVLTLREEDYSVDIRALTKTLGPTGVEMEALTAVSVTALTVYDMCKSVSKGIRIMDIHLLAKTGGQSGDYRKEER; encoded by the coding sequence ATGACTGACGCACCATCGCTCACGCACGTCGACCCACAGGGCGGCGTGCGCATGGTAGACGTTGCGGAGAAATCCGTCACCGCGCGTACGGCGGTTGCCGCCGGCAAAGTGATCCTTGGCGAGGAGGCCTTCCGGCTTGTGGCCGAAAATAAGATCCGAAAAGGGGACGTGTTAACTGTGGCGCAAATCGCCGGCATCCTGGGGGCCAAACAGACGAGCAAACTGATCCCTCTCTGTCACGATGTGGCGCTTAAAGGGGTTGACGTAGTGCTGACGCTACGGGAGGAAGATTACTCGGTCGATATTCGCGCCCTGACCAAAACGCTCGGGCCGACCGGGGTGGAAATGGAGGCGCTGACAGCTGTATCCGTGACCGCGCTCACGGTCTATGATATGTGTAAGTCGGTCTCAAAGGGCATTCGCATTATGGATATCCACCTGCTCGCCAAAACCGGCGGGCAAAGTGGCGACTACCGAAAGGAAGAACGCTAG
- the floA gene encoding flotillin-like protein FloA (flotillin-like protein involved in membrane lipid rafts) codes for MATTERKNARVHVYLQGRLMVDLLAGGGIALILLILFFLILFLYYIPVNLWITAYFSGVRLRLIRDLVGMRLRKVPPASIVKPLITAHKAGIFVDPGELEAHYLAGGRVQQVVNALISADKANIDLSFKQATGIDLAGRDVFEAVQVSVNPKVIETPAVSAVAKDGIQVRAIARVTVRANIDRLVGGAGEETIIARVGEGIVSTIGSSATHKEVLENPDSISKVVLSKGLDSGTAFEILSIDIADVDVGENIGAKLQTDQAEADLKVAQAKAEERRAAAVAKEQEMMATVVEQRAKLVAAEAQVPLAIAEAFRSGNLGIMDYYALRNLQADTRMRNAIGGEEEGPST; via the coding sequence GTGGCGACTACCGAAAGGAAGAACGCTAGGGTTCACGTTTATTTACAGGGACGACTCATGGTAGATCTGTTGGCAGGGGGCGGAATCGCCCTCATCTTGCTCATTCTTTTTTTCCTGATTTTGTTTCTCTATTACATCCCAGTGAACCTGTGGATCACAGCGTATTTCTCGGGTGTTCGGCTGAGACTGATTCGGGATCTGGTGGGCATGCGGCTTCGCAAAGTGCCGCCGGCATCTATCGTGAAACCGCTGATCACCGCGCATAAAGCCGGCATCTTCGTCGATCCAGGCGAGTTGGAGGCGCACTACCTCGCAGGAGGTCGCGTTCAGCAGGTCGTGAATGCACTGATCTCGGCCGACAAAGCAAACATCGATCTGTCCTTCAAACAGGCAACGGGCATCGACCTTGCCGGCCGCGATGTGTTCGAAGCCGTCCAGGTGTCGGTAAATCCCAAGGTCATCGAAACGCCGGCCGTGTCGGCTGTGGCCAAGGATGGCATCCAGGTGCGCGCCATTGCACGTGTCACCGTGCGTGCGAACATCGATCGACTCGTTGGCGGCGCCGGCGAGGAGACCATCATCGCGCGTGTCGGAGAAGGGATCGTATCCACCATCGGCTCCTCGGCCACGCACAAAGAGGTACTCGAAAATCCTGATTCGATCTCCAAGGTGGTGCTCTCCAAAGGCCTTGATTCTGGTACGGCTTTTGAAATTCTTTCGATCGATATCGCCGACGTTGACGTAGGCGAAAACATCGGTGCGAAGTTACAGACTGATCAGGCCGAAGCCGACCTCAAAGTGGCCCAGGCAAAAGCCGAAGAGCGCCGCGCCGCCGCTGTAGCAAAGGAACAGGAAATGATGGCCACGGTGGTGGAGCAACGCGCGAAGCTGGTGGCTGCCGAGGCACAAGTACCGCTGGCCATTGCGGAAGCGTTCCGCTCAGGGAATCTGGGCATCATGGATTATTACGCGCTCCGTAACCTGCAGGCCGATACCCGGATGCGTAATGCGATCGGTGGTGAAGAAGAAGGCCCCTCAACCTAA
- a CDS encoding enoyl-CoA hydratase-related protein, with protein sequence MAFDTLLYAVDDRVATITINRPESLNALTAVVLDELTQAFGDAEQDPAVAGVVLTGAGPKSFVAGADIKQFTTLDGESGYRFALAGQAVFNRIEGLSKPVVAAVNGFALGGGCELALACHLRIASETASFGQPEVNLGIIPGYGGTQRLPRIVGHGIALELILTGERIDARRAYEIGLANKVVPPESLLDEARRMVHLIGAKAPLAVAYALEASRAAELPLAEGLRQEATLFGRACATHDFKEGVEAFLGRRAARFSGR encoded by the coding sequence ATGGCTTTCGACACCCTGCTTTATGCGGTGGACGACCGCGTCGCCACCATCACGATCAACCGCCCCGAATCGCTCAACGCGCTCACGGCCGTCGTGCTGGATGAGCTAACACAGGCATTCGGCGACGCCGAACAGGACCCCGCGGTGGCGGGTGTCGTGCTTACCGGCGCCGGCCCCAAGAGTTTTGTCGCGGGTGCGGACATCAAGCAGTTCACCACGCTCGATGGCGAGAGCGGGTATCGTTTCGCTCTGGCCGGCCAGGCCGTGTTTAATCGCATCGAAGGCCTCTCCAAACCCGTCGTCGCCGCCGTAAACGGGTTCGCACTCGGTGGCGGCTGCGAACTGGCGCTCGCCTGCCACCTGCGCATCGCTTCGGAGACCGCTTCCTTCGGGCAGCCGGAAGTCAACCTCGGGATCATCCCCGGGTATGGCGGCACCCAGCGATTACCCCGCATCGTCGGCCATGGCATCGCTCTCGAACTGATTCTTACAGGTGAGCGGATCGACGCGCGCCGCGCCTATGAAATAGGCCTAGCCAACAAAGTCGTCCCGCCCGAGTCACTGCTTGACGAGGCCCGGCGGATGGTGCACCTGATCGGTGCCAAAGCGCCACTCGCCGTAGCCTACGCACTCGAAGCCAGCCGCGCCGCGGAGCTCCCTCTCGCCGAAGGCCTACGGCAAGAGGCGACGCTGTTCGGGCGTGCCTGCGCCACGCACGACTTCAAGGAAGGTGTCGAGGCCTTTTTAGGCCGACGTGCGGCCCGATTTAGTGGTCGATAG
- a CDS encoding PspA/IM30 family protein gives MSVWSRFSRWVKSVFGGAISALEDPRLILEQNIRELNDQVPKMNENIATVKASVVLLEKEVRRVEREIADLTSKIKAGIQAGRDDLAERYAIQLEKAKDTLDRSKEQLKYASVAYDKSIQVKKAFMREKDRKIQEAKEALRAHERSKWQAKVADAMEQFEVGGVDQTHDEMVQRINEQSAKNEARIEMALDSFDSEALRIEEDAESIRASELVKQFKLEMGMGGGDTRGREGSPSLDLPEREAEQGSKTIGKQRSQSE, from the coding sequence ATGTCTGTCTGGTCCCGTTTTTCTCGCTGGGTTAAATCTGTCTTTGGCGGCGCGATCTCTGCGCTCGAAGATCCACGTCTGATCCTGGAACAGAACATCCGGGAGCTGAACGACCAGGTCCCCAAGATGAACGAGAATATCGCGACGGTGAAAGCCAGCGTGGTACTGCTCGAAAAGGAAGTCCGCCGCGTGGAACGCGAGATTGCCGATCTGACGTCCAAGATCAAGGCGGGCATCCAGGCCGGCCGGGACGATCTGGCGGAGCGCTACGCGATCCAGCTCGAAAAAGCGAAGGACACCCTCGATCGGTCCAAGGAGCAACTCAAATACGCTTCCGTCGCCTACGATAAGTCGATCCAGGTCAAAAAGGCGTTCATGCGGGAAAAGGACCGCAAGATCCAGGAAGCCAAAGAGGCGCTTCGCGCGCACGAACGTTCGAAGTGGCAGGCCAAGGTGGCCGACGCCATGGAGCAGTTCGAAGTGGGCGGCGTGGACCAGACCCACGACGAGATGGTGCAGCGGATCAACGAACAGTCCGCCAAAAACGAAGCCCGTATCGAAATGGCGTTGGATTCGTTCGACAGCGAGGCCCTCCGCATCGAAGAGGACGCCGAATCGATCCGCGCGTCCGAGTTGGTAAAACAGTTTAAACTCGAGATGGGTATGGGTGGCGGGGATACCCGTGGGCGCGAAGGGAGCCCCTCGCTGGATCTTCCCGAGCGCGAGGCTGAACAGGGAAGCAAAACGATCGGCAAACAGCGGTCTCAATCGGAGTAA
- a CDS encoding thymidine phosphorylase, which yields MDVNPVQLILAKRNGQALSSPDLWQLVQAYTAGDVPDYQMSAFLMAAYFQGMDERETAALTDAMLYSGVVLDLSDIPGKKVDKHSTGGVGDKVSLILAPLVAACGVPVPMISGRGLGHSGGTLDKLESIPGFSTSLSLDAYRHQLADLGVVMIGQTADIAPADRKLYALRDVTGTVDFTPFIASSIMSKKLAEGIDALVLDVKCGRGAFMQSEADARRLAETLTGIGERHGKPTVSWLTRMDVPLGLAVGNWPEVAESIRCLRGDDGGALMALTCTLAGEMLHLGEVAGSPEDGAEMARQAIASGAALDRFVRLIEAQGGDASVVDRPDYRYPGAPAIVVSAPPDWQGYVNDVDALAFGQAAVALGAGRLRKEDRVDPAAGLVLHAPPGAPIVPGEPLLTLFTHREAQVDAVRQHLLGAFTIGPAPVTSPKLLMDRYAGGSWASTR from the coding sequence ATGGACGTCAACCCCGTACAGCTCATCCTCGCCAAACGAAACGGTCAGGCCCTCTCATCGCCCGACCTATGGCAGCTGGTACAGGCCTACACCGCCGGCGATGTACCCGATTATCAGATGAGCGCCTTCCTGATGGCGGCGTATTTCCAGGGTATGGACGAACGCGAAACGGCCGCCCTGACCGACGCCATGCTCTACTCCGGCGTCGTCCTGGATCTGTCCGATATCCCCGGGAAAAAGGTAGATAAACACTCGACCGGCGGCGTTGGCGATAAAGTATCGCTCATCCTGGCCCCCCTCGTCGCCGCCTGCGGGGTGCCGGTCCCGATGATCTCCGGCCGCGGCCTCGGGCACAGCGGCGGAACGCTCGACAAACTAGAGAGCATTCCGGGCTTCAGCACCAGCCTTTCGCTCGACGCCTACCGCCATCAACTGGCCGACCTGGGCGTCGTGATGATTGGGCAGACGGCCGACATCGCGCCGGCCGACCGCAAGTTGTACGCCCTCCGCGATGTCACGGGCACGGTCGACTTCACCCCGTTCATCGCGTCTTCCATCATGAGTAAGAAGCTCGCGGAGGGCATAGACGCACTTGTTCTCGATGTCAAATGCGGGCGCGGCGCGTTCATGCAAAGCGAGGCCGACGCGCGACGGCTCGCCGAAACCCTCACCGGCATCGGCGAGCGCCACGGCAAACCCACCGTCAGCTGGCTCACACGGATGGACGTACCCCTGGGCCTCGCGGTGGGCAACTGGCCGGAGGTTGCCGAAAGCATCCGGTGCCTGCGCGGTGACGACGGCGGCGCCCTGATGGCGCTCACTTGCACCCTCGCCGGCGAGATGTTACACCTCGGAGAGGTCGCCGGCTCGCCGGAAGACGGTGCGGAGATGGCGCGGCAGGCTATCGCCTCCGGTGCCGCCCTCGATCGCTTCGTGCGCCTCATCGAAGCCCAGGGCGGCGATGCATCCGTCGTCGACCGGCCCGACTATCGATACCCCGGCGCGCCGGCCATCGTTGTGTCCGCTCCGCCCGACTGGCAGGGGTATGTTAACGACGTCGACGCGCTCGCTTTTGGCCAGGCGGCGGTGGCTCTGGGCGCCGGCCGTTTGCGCAAGGAGGACCGCGTCGACCCGGCCGCCGGCCTCGTCCTCCATGCCCCACCAGGCGCACCCATCGTTCCCGGCGAGCCCCTGCTGACATTGTTCACACATCGCGAAGCGCAGGTGGATGCCGTACGCCAGCACCTGCTGGGCGCCTTCACGATCGGGCCGGCACCCGTCACCTCCCCGAAGCTGCTCATGGATCGATACGCCGGCGGGAGCTGGGCGTCCACTCGGTAG
- the rpmE gene encoding 50S ribosomal protein L31, whose amino-acid sequence MKKDIHPNYKMITVKLADGTTIQTRSTMDSDTYSSEVDSTNHPFYTGRRQYVDTAGRVEKFNRRYAKAAPKVADSTATE is encoded by the coding sequence ATGAAAAAAGATATCCATCCGAACTACAAGATGATCACCGTCAAACTGGCGGATGGCACCACGATCCAGACCCGTTCGACAATGGATTCCGACACGTACTCGTCGGAAGTCGACTCGACGAACCATCCGTTTTACACGGGTCGTCGCCAGTACGTCGATACCGCCGGCCGCGTGGAAAAATTCAACCGCCGTTACGCGAAGGCCGCCCCCAAAGTGGCGGACTCGACAGCGACGGAATAA